Proteins encoded together in one Streptomyces sp. B1I3 window:
- a CDS encoding DNA topoisomerase (ATP-hydrolyzing) subunit A — MARRSTKTPPPDDFEEKILDIDVVDEMQGSFLEYAYSVIYSRALPDARDGMKPVHRRIVSQMHEMGLRPDRGYVKCARVVGEVMGKLHPHGDASIYDALVRMAQPFSMRLPLVDGHGNFGSLGNDDPPAAMRYTECRMADATSLMTESIDEDTVDFQSNYDGQEQEPVVLPAAYPNLLVNGASGIAVGMATNMPPHNLGEVIAAARHLIRHPGADLETLMRFVPGPDLPTGGRIVGLGGIKDAYAKGRGTFKIRATVAIENVTARRKGLVVTELPFTVGPEKVIAKIKDLVGAKKLQGIADVKDLTDRSHGLRLVIEIKNGFVPEAVLEQLYKLTPMEESFGINNVALVDGQPLTLGLKELLEVYLDHRFDVVRRRSEFRRTKRRDRLHLVEGLLVALLDIDEVIRLIRDSDNSAQAKERLVERFSLSDIQTQYILDTPLRRLTRFDRIELESERDRLSDEIAKLTAILESDAELRKLVSNELAAVAKKFGTDRRTVLLESAGSQVASVPLEVADDPCRVLLSSTGLLARTANADPVVAAEDAKRTKHDVIVSAVPATARGDVGAVTSAGRLLRLSVIDLPQLPDTHAAPSLSGGAQISEFLTLEAGEELICLTTLDEASPGLAVGTAQGVVKRVVPDYPANKDELEVITLKDGDRIVGATELRTGEEDLVFITSDAQLLRYPAAQVRPQGRAAGGMAGVKLAAGASVLSFTAVDPAADAVVFTVAGSHGTLDDSELTSKLTPFDQYPRKGRATGGVRCQRFLKGEDVLVFAWAGRVPAKAAQKNGTPAELPVPDPRRDGSGTPLASPVAVIAGPL; from the coding sequence ATGGCCCGCCGCAGCACGAAAACCCCGCCGCCGGACGACTTCGAGGAGAAGATCCTCGACATCGACGTCGTCGACGAAATGCAGGGCTCCTTCCTCGAGTACGCGTACTCGGTGATCTACTCGAGGGCTCTTCCCGACGCCCGCGACGGCATGAAGCCCGTGCACCGCCGCATCGTGTCCCAGATGCACGAGATGGGGCTGCGCCCCGACCGGGGCTATGTGAAGTGCGCCCGCGTCGTGGGCGAGGTGATGGGCAAGTTGCACCCCCACGGTGACGCGTCGATCTACGACGCACTGGTGCGCATGGCACAGCCGTTCTCGATGCGCCTGCCCCTCGTCGACGGACACGGCAACTTCGGTTCGCTCGGCAACGACGACCCGCCTGCCGCCATGCGGTACACCGAGTGCCGGATGGCCGACGCCACGTCCCTCATGACGGAGTCCATCGACGAGGACACCGTCGACTTCCAGTCGAACTACGACGGCCAGGAGCAGGAGCCGGTCGTCCTCCCCGCCGCGTACCCGAACCTCCTGGTCAACGGCGCCTCGGGCATCGCGGTCGGCATGGCGACCAACATGCCCCCGCACAACCTCGGCGAGGTGATCGCCGCGGCCCGCCACCTCATCAGGCACCCGGGCGCCGACCTCGAGACCCTGATGCGCTTCGTCCCGGGCCCCGACCTGCCGACCGGCGGCAGGATCGTCGGGCTCGGCGGCATCAAGGACGCGTACGCCAAGGGGCGCGGCACGTTCAAGATCCGCGCGACCGTCGCCATAGAGAACGTCACGGCCCGCCGCAAGGGTCTCGTCGTCACCGAACTCCCCTTCACCGTCGGCCCGGAGAAGGTGATCGCCAAGATCAAGGACCTCGTCGGGGCGAAGAAGCTCCAGGGCATCGCCGACGTCAAGGACCTCACCGACCGGTCCCACGGCCTGCGTCTGGTGATCGAGATCAAGAACGGCTTCGTACCGGAGGCCGTGCTGGAGCAGCTCTACAAGCTGACGCCGATGGAGGAGTCCTTCGGCATCAACAACGTGGCCCTGGTCGACGGGCAGCCGCTCACCCTGGGGCTCAAGGAGCTCCTGGAGGTCTACCTCGACCACCGCTTCGACGTGGTGCGCCGGCGCAGCGAGTTCCGCAGGACCAAGCGCCGTGACCGGCTGCACCTGGTCGAGGGCCTCCTGGTCGCGCTGCTCGACATCGACGAGGTCATCCGCCTGATCCGGGACAGCGACAATTCGGCGCAGGCCAAGGAGCGCCTGGTGGAGCGCTTCTCGCTGAGCGACATCCAGACGCAGTACATCCTGGACACGCCGCTGCGCAGGCTCACCCGCTTCGACCGGATCGAGCTGGAGAGCGAGCGCGACCGGCTGAGCGACGAGATCGCGAAGCTGACCGCGATCCTGGAGTCGGACGCGGAGCTGCGCAAGCTCGTGTCGAACGAACTCGCCGCCGTGGCGAAGAAGTTCGGTACCGACCGGCGTACCGTGCTGCTGGAGTCGGCGGGTTCGCAGGTCGCCTCCGTGCCGCTCGAGGTCGCCGACGACCCGTGCCGGGTGCTTCTGTCCTCGACCGGCCTGCTGGCCCGTACGGCCAATGCCGACCCGGTCGTCGCGGCGGAGGACGCCAAGCGCACGAAGCACGACGTGATCGTCTCGGCCGTCCCCGCGACGGCGCGCGGGGACGTGGGGGCGGTGACGTCCGCCGGACGACTGCTGCGCCTGTCGGTGATCGACCTGCCGCAGCTGCCGGACACCCACGCGGCTCCCAGCCTTTCGGGAGGGGCGCAGATCTCGGAGTTCCTCACGCTGGAGGCCGGCGAGGAACTGATCTGCCTCACCACGCTGGACGAGGCGTCGCCCGGTCTGGCCGTCGGCACCGCGCAGGGGGTGGTGAAGCGTGTGGTGCCCGACTATCCGGCGAACAAGGACGAGCTGGAGGTCATCACGCTCAAGGACGGTGACCGGATCGTCGGCGCGACGGAGCTGCGTACGGGCGAGGAGGACCTGGTCTTCATCACGTCCGACGCACAGCTCCTGCGGTACCCGGCCGCGCAGGTGCGCCCGCAGGGCCGTGCGGCGGGCGGCATGGCGGGCGTCAAGCTCGCGGCGGGGGCTTCGGTGCTCTCCTTCACGGCGGTGGACCCCGCTGCGGACGCCGTGGTGTTCACGGTGGCCGGATCGCACGGCACGCTGGACGATTCGGAACTGACCTCGAAGCTCACCCCGTTCGACCAGTATCCGCGCAAGGGCAGGGCCACCGGCGGGGTGCGCTGCCAGCGCTTCCTCAAGGGGGAGGACGTCCTGGTGTTCGCCTGGGCGGGCCGGGTACCGGCCAAGGCCGCGCAGAAGAACGGCACGCCGGCCGAGCTGCCGGTCCCCGATCCCCGTCGCGACGGTTCGGGAACGCCGCTGGCGAGCCCGGTCGCGGTGATCGCCGGACCGCTGTAG
- a CDS encoding GTP-binding protein — protein MTPPRAPQIPVVVLAGFLGSGKTTLLNHLLRNRAGNRIGVIVNDFGAIEIDAMTVAGQVGSTVSLGNGCLCCAVDASELDSYLETLTRPAARLDVIVIEASGLAEPQELVRMLLASDNPHIRYGGLVEVVDAAEFTATRRRHPETDRHLAVADLVVLNKADRVTDAELQAVHEVIAATGSRAALVRTAYGRVDPGLLLDPVLRPDEDDTARQLTFEDLLAETDHDHGEHPHAAYESVSFTSGTPVDPRRLMAFLDSRPAGLYRIKGFADFGAGDRANAYTLHAVGRFLRFAPRPWTRDEPRCTQLVLIGSGIDAEALHKELVDCCVGGQDATEELERGMWGVLRYVRRPEDDEA, from the coding sequence TTGACCCCGCCACGCGCCCCGCAGATCCCGGTCGTCGTCCTGGCGGGGTTTCTGGGCTCAGGTAAGACGACCTTGCTCAACCACCTGCTCCGCAACAGGGCCGGCAACCGGATCGGTGTGATCGTCAATGATTTCGGGGCCATCGAGATCGACGCCATGACCGTGGCCGGCCAGGTCGGCTCCACCGTCTCGCTGGGCAACGGCTGCCTGTGCTGCGCCGTCGACGCGAGCGAACTCGACAGCTACCTGGAGACACTCACCAGGCCCGCCGCCCGGCTCGACGTGATCGTCATCGAGGCCAGCGGTCTCGCCGAGCCGCAGGAGCTCGTGCGGATGCTGCTGGCCAGCGACAATCCGCACATCCGATACGGGGGACTGGTCGAGGTCGTCGACGCCGCCGAGTTCACGGCCACCCGGCGGCGTCACCCCGAGACCGACCGCCACCTCGCGGTCGCGGACCTCGTCGTGCTGAACAAGGCCGACCGGGTGACGGACGCGGAGCTCCAGGCCGTCCACGAGGTGATCGCGGCGACCGGAAGCAGGGCCGCGCTCGTGCGCACCGCCTACGGGAGGGTCGATCCCGGCCTGCTCCTCGACCCCGTGCTCCGGCCGGACGAGGACGACACCGCGCGCCAGCTCACCTTCGAGGACCTCCTCGCGGAGACGGACCACGACCACGGCGAGCATCCGCACGCGGCGTACGAAAGCGTCTCCTTCACCTCCGGGACGCCGGTGGACCCACGCAGGCTCATGGCGTTCCTCGACTCCAGGCCAGCCGGTCTCTACCGGATCAAGGGCTTCGCCGACTTCGGCGCCGGCGACCGGGCCAACGCGTACACCCTCCACGCCGTCGGCAGGTTCCTGCGCTTCGCCCCGCGGCCATGGACCCGGGACGAGCCGCGGTGCACGCAGCTGGTGCTGATCGGCTCCGGCATCGACGCCGAGGCACTGCACAAGGAGCTCGTGGACTGCTGTGTCGGTGGGCAGGACGCCACCGAGGAGCTGGAACGCGGCATGTGGGGCGTCCTGCGGTACGTGCGCCGGCCGGAGGACGACGAGGCCTGA
- a CDS encoding citrate synthase/methylcitrate synthase, with amino-acid sequence MPALSTEAAPLDAPRGLAGVIVTDTALGDVRGREGFYHYRHYSAIELAESRSFEDVWYLMFHGELPDRAGSAEFAARTAALRRLPFEVRDALPAIARAGAVSGPLAGLRTALSLLGASAGFRPVYDIGADRRRSDALTVCAAVPTVLTALYRLGQGLQPVEPREDLPFAANYLYMLTGQEPDIARAAAVERYLIATVDHGFNASTFTARVVASTGADTAACLVAAVGALSGPLHGGAPSRALDTLDAIGTPDRIDGWIREQVLAGGRIMGFGHPVYRTEDPRSRMLRSIAQGFGGPLVDFAVEVERQVEAILAELKPGRELHTNVEFYAGVVMELCGLPREMFTPTFCAARAVGWSANILEQAEDSKIIRPAARYVGPPPPQPVPAP; translated from the coding sequence ATGCCTGCCTTGAGTACCGAAGCCGCCCCGCTCGACGCACCCCGGGGCCTCGCCGGTGTGATCGTCACCGACACCGCGCTCGGCGACGTCCGCGGGCGTGAGGGCTTCTACCACTACCGGCACTATTCGGCGATCGAGCTGGCGGAGAGCCGCAGCTTCGAGGACGTCTGGTATCTGATGTTCCACGGCGAGCTGCCCGACCGGGCCGGAAGCGCCGAGTTCGCCGCCCGCACCGCGGCCCTGCGCCGTCTGCCCTTCGAGGTGCGCGACGCCCTGCCGGCCATCGCTCGCGCCGGAGCCGTCTCCGGGCCCCTGGCCGGCCTGCGCACCGCGCTCTCGCTGCTCGGCGCCTCGGCCGGATTCCGCCCGGTGTACGACATCGGTGCCGACCGCCGCCGCAGCGACGCGCTCACCGTCTGCGCGGCGGTACCCACCGTGCTGACCGCCCTGTACCGGCTCGGCCAGGGACTCCAGCCGGTCGAGCCGCGCGAGGACCTCCCGTTCGCCGCGAACTACCTGTACATGCTCACGGGGCAGGAACCGGACATCGCGCGGGCCGCGGCCGTCGAGCGCTACCTCATCGCCACCGTCGACCACGGCTTCAACGCCTCGACGTTCACCGCCCGGGTGGTCGCCTCCACCGGCGCGGACACGGCGGCCTGCCTGGTCGCCGCGGTCGGCGCGCTCTCCGGGCCCTTGCACGGCGGGGCGCCCAGCCGTGCACTGGACACCCTGGACGCCATCGGCACCCCGGACCGTATCGACGGCTGGATCCGTGAACAGGTGCTCGCCGGCGGCCGGATCATGGGGTTCGGGCACCCGGTCTACCGCACCGAGGATCCGCGTTCCCGCATGCTCCGCTCCATCGCCCAGGGCTTCGGCGGTCCGCTCGTCGACTTCGCCGTCGAGGTGGAGCGGCAGGTGGAGGCCATACTCGCCGAGCTCAAGCCGGGGCGTGAGCTCCACACCAACGTGGAGTTCTACGCCGGAGTCGTCATGGAGCTCTGCGGACTGCCCCGCGAGATGTTCACCCCCACCTTCTGCGCGGCGCGCGCGGTCGGCTGGAGCGCCAATATCCTGGAGCAGGCGGAGGACTCGAAGATCATCCGCCCGGCTGCCCGCTACGTGGGGCCGCCGCCCCCGCAGCCCGTACCCGCACCCTGA
- a CDS encoding citrate/2-methylcitrate synthase produces the protein MTHEAAQGAGAEDAGEERRLTTREAAELLGVKPETVYAYVSRGQLSSRRSPGGRGSTFGRAEVERLAGRTGRREARAAAGDLVFRTGITLIEPDRYYYRGVDATDLARRYGYEEVAEWIWTGELRPGARFTAPPESLAAAGRVAAALPSHSSATDRLRAAVAAAATVDPLRFDLSPQGVLSSARGLIPTLVGALPVTAGQASDVEDAAGGSLAGQLWPRLADTPADPASLAVLDTALALLADHDLAASTLAARVAASAHANPYAVVSAGLGVLEGPLHGAASGLAHRMLSEVVDRGSAAPVVAGHLRTGRRVPGLGHRLYSGEDPRARVLFTLLAEVPRAAPALAAARDVVATTARHAPLHANVDLALAVLSVAYGMPAEAGETVFAVSRTAGWIAHALEEYAERPLRMRPRGQYVGPRAPQPLPTPLPWPPSSPSPSVAPPSAPPSAPVPPSAQVPSPAPVPSAPSPPPPSAPPANY, from the coding sequence ATGACGCATGAGGCAGCCCAGGGCGCAGGCGCGGAGGACGCGGGAGAGGAGCGCAGGCTCACCACTCGCGAGGCGGCCGAGCTCCTAGGAGTGAAGCCCGAGACGGTGTACGCGTACGTGAGCCGGGGACAGCTCAGCAGCAGGCGCTCCCCCGGCGGGCGCGGGTCGACCTTCGGCCGCGCCGAGGTGGAGCGGCTGGCCGGGCGTACGGGCCGCAGGGAGGCCCGTGCCGCCGCCGGCGACCTGGTCTTCCGCACCGGCATCACACTCATCGAGCCGGACCGGTACTACTACCGCGGCGTCGACGCGACCGACCTCGCCCGCCGGTACGGCTACGAGGAGGTCGCCGAGTGGATCTGGACCGGGGAGCTCCGTCCGGGCGCCCGCTTCACCGCCCCGCCCGAATCACTCGCGGCAGCCGGACGGGTGGCCGCCGCGCTGCCCTCGCACAGCAGTGCGACGGACCGGCTGCGGGCGGCCGTCGCCGCCGCCGCCACCGTCGATCCGCTGCGGTTCGACCTCTCCCCCCAGGGTGTGCTCAGCAGCGCACGCGGCCTCATCCCCACTCTGGTCGGCGCCCTCCCGGTGACCGCGGGGCAGGCCTCCGACGTGGAGGACGCTGCCGGCGGTTCCCTGGCCGGTCAGCTGTGGCCCCGCCTCGCGGACACGCCGGCGGACCCCGCGTCACTGGCCGTGCTGGACACGGCGCTCGCGCTGCTGGCCGACCACGATCTCGCGGCCTCGACCCTGGCGGCACGCGTGGCCGCGTCGGCCCACGCGAACCCGTACGCGGTGGTGTCCGCCGGACTGGGGGTCCTGGAGGGGCCGCTGCACGGGGCCGCGAGCGGACTGGCGCACCGCATGCTGTCCGAGGTCGTGGACCGGGGCAGCGCCGCCCCCGTGGTCGCCGGTCATCTGCGCACCGGTCGCCGGGTGCCGGGGCTCGGCCATCGCCTCTACTCGGGCGAGGACCCACGGGCCCGGGTGCTGTTCACGCTGCTGGCCGAGGTACCACGGGCGGCCCCGGCGCTGGCCGCGGCCCGGGACGTGGTCGCCACGACCGCCCGCCACGCACCGCTGCACGCCAACGTCGACCTGGCCCTGGCCGTCCTCTCGGTCGCGTACGGCATGCCGGCGGAGGCGGGTGAGACGGTGTTCGCGGTGTCCCGCACGGCCGGCTGGATCGCCCACGCCTTGGAGGAGTACGCGGAACGGCCGCTGCGCATGCGGCCCCGCGGTCAGTACGTGGGGCCGCGGGCGCCCCAGCCGCTGCCCACACCCCTGCCGTGGCCGCCGTCGTCACCGTCGCCCTCGGTCGCGCCGCCTTCCGCCCCGCCGTCCGCTCCGGTGCCGCCATCCGCCCAGGTGCCGTCCCCGGCTCCGGTGCCGTCGGCGCCTTCGCCCCCGCCCCCGTCGGCTCCTCCTGCAAATTACTGA
- a CDS encoding LacI family DNA-binding transcriptional regulator, which translates to MTRRLAQVAQKVGVSEATVSRVLNGKPGVSDATRQAVLSALDVLGYERPTQLRGERARLVGLVLPELQNPIFPAFAEVVGGALAQQGLTPVLCTQTKGGVSEADYVELLLQQQVSGVVFAGGLYAQADAPHDHYKVLADRKIPVVLINAAIAHLGFPAVSCDDSVAVEQAWRHLVSLGHERIGFVLGPADHVPSQRKLAAARALAARSGVTVPDEWVARAMFSLEGGQAAAMRLLEQGVTGIICASDPLALGAVRAARRRGQSVPADVSVVGYDDSAFMNCTEPPLTTVRQPIEAMGRAAVELLTVQIGGRAVPSDELLFEPELVVRGSTAQPPRNNSR; encoded by the coding sequence ATGACGCGACGACTTGCTCAGGTTGCCCAGAAAGTAGGAGTCAGCGAGGCCACGGTCAGCCGGGTGCTGAACGGCAAGCCGGGCGTCTCGGACGCCACGCGGCAAGCTGTCCTCTCCGCCCTCGACGTCCTCGGCTACGAGCGGCCCACGCAGCTGCGCGGCGAGCGTGCCCGGCTGGTCGGACTGGTTCTGCCCGAACTGCAGAACCCGATCTTCCCGGCCTTCGCCGAAGTGGTCGGGGGCGCGCTCGCCCAGCAGGGACTGACCCCGGTGCTGTGCACGCAGACCAAGGGCGGTGTCTCCGAGGCCGACTACGTCGAGCTTCTCCTGCAGCAGCAGGTGTCCGGAGTCGTGTTCGCCGGTGGCCTGTACGCCCAGGCCGACGCCCCCCACGATCACTACAAGGTGCTCGCCGACCGCAAGATCCCGGTCGTCCTGATCAACGCGGCCATCGCCCACCTCGGATTTCCCGCCGTCTCGTGCGACGACTCGGTGGCTGTCGAGCAGGCCTGGCGCCACCTCGTCTCGCTGGGCCACGAACGGATCGGGTTCGTCCTCGGCCCGGCCGACCACGTGCCCTCGCAGCGCAAGCTCGCCGCCGCCCGCGCCCTGGCCGCCCGGTCCGGGGTCACCGTGCCGGACGAGTGGGTCGCCCGGGCCATGTTCTCGCTCGAGGGCGGTCAGGCCGCTGCCATGAGGCTGCTCGAGCAGGGCGTCACCGGCATCATCTGCGCCAGCGATCCACTCGCCCTGGGGGCGGTGCGCGCGGCGCGGCGCCGCGGGCAGTCCGTGCCCGCGGACGTCTCTGTGGTGGGCTACGACGACTCGGCGTTCATGAACTGCACCGAGCCGCCGCTGACCACGGTGCGCCAGCCCATCGAGGCCATGGGCCGGGCGGCGGTCGAGCTGCTCACGGTGCAGATCGGAGGGCGGGCGGTGCCGTCCGACGAGCTCCTCTTCGAACCGGAACTGGTGGTGCGCGGATCCACGGCCCAGCCGCCTCGCAATAATTCCCGCTGA
- a CDS encoding sensor histidine kinase, which produces MSPPPTTSRGPRRFGWPRRVFSQVLLMQLSVVTGVTVLVTGLFLAPLSAQLDDQAMRRALAIAQSTAAQPQIARSLLTTAPAPDGVVQDAAERIRRSTGAEYVVVMDKRGVRWSHTDTSRIGETVSTDPSTALAGRDVMEIDSGTLGRSARGKVPLRDDEGRIVGAVSVGIAYDSVRARLLAAIPGLLAYAGGALAVGALAAYLISRRLQRRTHDLAFSDISALLTEREAMLHSIREGVVALDREGRIRLLNDEAQRLLGLGPEASGSPLDDALGPGRTADVLAGRVVGDDLVTVCGSRVLLANRMPTDDGGAVATLRDRTELEYLGRELDSTRGLIDALRAQDHEHANRLHTLLGLLELEMHADAMEFVTEVVGVHRATAEQVTEKVHDPLLAALLVGKATVAAERGVALRMAPGTLLPDRLVDPRGLVTVVGNLVDNALDAAAGTADARIEVGLRAEGRTVMLRVQDSGPGVPAGRHESIFLEGWSTKDLPAHGKRGLGLPLVRRLAERQGGSVCVSGAPQSGAVFTVVLPEALAEPSPDGGSAGSPDGGPPSGAPAGRPVGTPNTRPAKTPRTRSAGAPNSPSAPPRPPTSGDTP; this is translated from the coding sequence ATGAGCCCCCCACCGACCACCTCCCGGGGACCGCGCCGGTTCGGCTGGCCGAGGCGGGTCTTCTCCCAGGTCCTGCTGATGCAGTTGTCCGTCGTCACCGGCGTCACCGTGCTGGTCACCGGCCTGTTCCTGGCACCGCTCAGCGCGCAGCTCGACGACCAGGCCATGCGCCGCGCCCTGGCGATCGCGCAGAGCACGGCGGCGCAGCCGCAGATCGCCCGGTCACTGCTCACCACCGCCCCCGCCCCCGACGGCGTCGTCCAGGACGCGGCCGAGCGGATCAGACGGTCCACCGGTGCCGAGTACGTGGTGGTCATGGACAAGCGTGGGGTGCGCTGGTCGCACACGGACACATCCCGGATCGGTGAGACGGTCTCCACCGATCCCAGTACGGCGCTCGCGGGCCGGGACGTCATGGAGATCGACAGCGGCACGCTGGGACGTTCGGCCCGGGGCAAGGTACCGCTGCGCGACGACGAGGGCCGGATCGTCGGCGCCGTCTCGGTCGGCATCGCGTACGACAGCGTCCGCGCACGGCTGCTCGCGGCGATCCCCGGCCTGCTCGCCTATGCGGGCGGCGCACTGGCAGTAGGGGCACTGGCGGCGTACCTGATCTCCCGCCGCCTCCAGCGTCGCACCCACGACCTGGCGTTCTCCGACATCTCGGCACTGCTGACCGAGCGCGAGGCGATGCTCCACAGCATCCGCGAGGGGGTCGTCGCGCTCGACCGCGAGGGGCGCATCCGGCTGCTGAACGACGAGGCCCAGCGCCTGCTCGGTCTGGGCCCCGAGGCGTCCGGATCGCCGCTCGACGACGCCCTGGGGCCCGGCCGGACCGCCGATGTCCTGGCCGGCCGTGTCGTCGGGGACGACCTCGTCACGGTGTGCGGCAGCCGTGTCCTGCTGGCCAACCGGATGCCGACCGACGACGGCGGAGCCGTGGCGACCCTGCGCGACCGCACGGAGCTCGAGTACCTCGGCCGCGAGCTGGACTCCACCCGCGGCCTCATCGACGCGCTCCGCGCACAGGACCACGAACACGCCAACCGGCTGCACACCCTGCTGGGGCTGTTGGAGCTGGAGATGCACGCGGACGCGATGGAGTTCGTCACGGAGGTGGTGGGGGTGCACCGGGCGACGGCGGAGCAGGTCACCGAGAAGGTCCACGATCCGCTGCTGGCGGCGCTGCTCGTCGGCAAGGCGACGGTGGCTGCCGAGCGTGGCGTGGCGCTGCGCATGGCTCCGGGAACCCTGCTGCCGGACAGGCTGGTGGACCCGCGGGGTCTCGTCACGGTCGTCGGCAACCTGGTCGACAACGCCCTGGACGCCGCTGCGGGGACGGCGGACGCCCGGATCGAAGTCGGCTTGCGGGCCGAAGGCCGTACCGTGATGCTGCGGGTGCAGGACAGCGGCCCGGGCGTACCGGCCGGCCGCCACGAATCGATCTTCCTCGAGGGCTGGTCGACCAAGGACCTGCCTGCCCACGGAAAGCGCGGCCTGGGGCTGCCCTTGGTACGGCGGCTCGCGGAGCGGCAGGGCGGCAGCGTCTGCGTATCGGGCGCACCGCAGAGCGGAGCGGTGTTCACCGTCGTCCTTCCGGAAGCACTCGCCGAACCGTCCCCGGACGGCGGATCCGCAGGATCACCGGACGGCGGGCCGCCCTCGGGAGCACCGGCCGGCCGGCCCGTCGGGACGCCGAACACCCGGCCCGCGAAAACGCCGCGCACCCGGTCAGCAGGAGCGCCGAACAGCCCGTCCGCACCACCGCGGCCGCCGACGTCAGGAGACACCCCGTGA
- a CDS encoding response regulator yields MIEVLVVDDDVRVAQINAAYVTKVPGFRVAAVAHSAADALARIDEVPVDLLLLDHYLPDRNGLAVVRELRGSGHPSDVIMVTAARDVATVQAAMRHGALQYLVKPFAYAGLRTKLEAYAALRHTFETGGEAEQPEVDRLFGALWSSTAGSSLPKGHSTTTAELVRQALRTAGGPLSAQEIAESAGMSRQTAQRYLKLLERTGRVRLTLRYGETGRPEHRYTWATGS; encoded by the coding sequence GTGATCGAGGTGCTGGTCGTGGACGACGACGTCCGGGTCGCGCAGATCAACGCCGCCTACGTGACCAAGGTCCCCGGCTTCAGGGTGGCCGCCGTGGCCCACTCCGCGGCCGACGCCCTCGCCAGGATCGACGAGGTACCCGTCGACCTGCTTCTGCTCGACCACTACCTGCCGGACCGCAACGGCCTGGCAGTGGTGCGGGAGCTGCGGGGATCGGGCCATCCCAGCGACGTGATCATGGTGACGGCGGCTCGCGACGTCGCGACCGTGCAGGCGGCGATGCGCCATGGAGCGCTGCAGTACCTCGTGAAGCCGTTCGCCTACGCGGGCCTCCGTACCAAGCTCGAGGCGTACGCGGCGCTGCGCCACACCTTCGAGACCGGTGGCGAGGCCGAGCAGCCGGAGGTGGACCGGCTGTTCGGTGCCCTCTGGTCGTCGACGGCCGGCTCCAGTCTGCCCAAGGGGCACTCGACGACGACCGCCGAGCTCGTACGCCAGGCCCTCCGCACCGCCGGCGGACCGCTCTCCGCCCAGGAGATCGCGGAGAGCGCCGGGATGAGCCGGCAAACGGCCCAGCGCTACCTGAAGCTGCTCGAACGCACCGGACGGGTGCGGCTGACCCTGCGGTACGGCGAGACCGGTCGCCCGGAGCACCGCTACACCTGGGCCACGGGCTCCTGA